The Acropora muricata isolate sample 2 chromosome 7, ASM3666990v1, whole genome shotgun sequence genomic interval CATTGTAGCTCTTTTTCcgacttataaattcaacttcttaCAAGTTGTTTATTAATTAACTAAAGATAACAGacgtttctgtcgaaacatgtcttATAAAGTTAAAAATTTTCTAGTTTTGCTATACGGCTTTGCGTTGCTTCTCATAACTAAAGAATATCCTAAGTGTATCATGTAATTGGGTTCCCAGAGAAACAAAAATCATGTATAATACATTCTAGACACACAGTCGTTTCATTGAAAGCCAGTCATTTCTTGTTTAGTGGAAAAATTAAACAGTTCATTGGCATATGCCACTGGATGAAATAATGGATTTGATCATATTTaactttaaataattataacaataataataataataataataataataatataaacaatGTAGGACTCTCTGATAGTATGAACATTATCagaaattgtcaaaaatgggTAATCGCACAGAACTGTGAAATAGTGAAAGCTTTTCATAGCCGTAAATGAAGCATCAGTCTATTTGAAACATATTAGGAAATTGCCTATATTATTGTAATCCGCAGTTTCACTAAGATCCGCacatgtaaacaaagtgaaagtttggaataagcacaataataataataataataataataaatttaatgCTTAGATAGCGCTAATTACAATAAAAGACTAATAGCGCTTTCTATAATAAGATCTACCGTGATTgtaaaagatcatctgggtgattggagtcctgagaaggactgttgttagtgacaaACGTTTCGagaacctgtgcggaagccatcttcagagtcaagtggtagtgttagtcagatGAAATTTCAAAAACCCGGGTGAGCGACTTGATTGGTCGGTGTAGAGAGTAGCCGTTGGTggatgcgtgatgtgattggctgtgaagacgtgtgcggagataggttatgcaaatagatgggttgtgaAATGAATAACAAACAAGGTGTTGCTGTTTCCTGTTGAATAAACGTTTTTAAGGTgcaggaagaggttgacaacggtTTAGGGGAGTTTGTTCTTCGTtaatagtagtcggtactgtagctTAAACACATAGGAGAGTCCAAGGCGACAGCGTgccttgtttttaagtggtgttcggtgatgttattgttgaggttaCCCTTTttagatgatctttttcaatcaaggtatgttactcctgggttcaaaccattttcttatataaTAAGACctataaaattaacaaataaagtaaTTAGGATTTTAAAAATAGGTTAAAACTTAAAAGTAATTACAAGTCTAAATGGCAATATCACATTCATACATTTAACTACTAATCTTGGAAAAATTTGTTAAAAGAACTGACTTAATTGACTTGTTGAAAACTTCTACAGATTGAATAGTACGTTTACTTAATGTAATGGAGGCTTACTGCGCGCCCACCCAAGATTACAAGCTTTAAGGCAAATAGGAGGGAAATGTCATGTTATATTTGTCCTGGTTATGAAGACACCAATTATGGGAcaaaatgatatttctgacagttgtagcctgcgaaattggcaaaaatagctattttgccggcacggaccagagggctgggtccggtgtctggtgggaattatgggtaatttaTTGTACAAATAGTATtccgttagagatttgaatcagtctaggttcagctttcttcgcctactttttgtttcATCAACTTTGCCGGTTGCGATCCGCTCTTCAGATCCTCTTAAGGAGTAgaaacaacgcgagctcgctgaAAACTTCGGcgatgagaaaaagatataAGGCTGAAGCTAGAGCAGCTAGAAACTCCCGAAAAGCCTTGAATAGCAGATCATTGTCAAACAGCGGCAGGAAAGCAATGGTTACCTCAAGATGGTTTCGAAGGTGTAGTCTTTTcctgtatttattgtttatcacGTTGTGCAAGTTGCACGTTTACATATACTCTATTTCTATTTGATGAAAGAGCATACGAATTTAAGTCAAGGGACGCTATGCTTAGTTTCGTTACGGGTCGCCTAAAAAGAGCTTTGCATGAGTGGAAGCTGATTTACGTCGCTCACTTTATAATCGAAgttattgaatttggttacAAATTACCTTTCATTCACATTCCGGCTCCAAAAGTTTCGAGGAACAATAAGTCAGCTTTAACGGAAGAACTCAATGGACCCCCAGAGATTTGAATTATGTGCTGATCAGATTAGCAGAATATTTGATTATGATGACTATTCAATTAAAGATGATGTGTTTTGCGTATATTGATAAGGCATGGGGCCCTCACACAATTGATAGATTCATTATAACAAGAAACTTGGTACgctaattcaaaatatttttcagcctGCGACAATGGCGTTAATGCTTTCACGCAAGATTGGGCTTAGGAGACAAATTGGTTATGTCCCCCTGCGTACTAGCCGTGAaagttatttgagattttgTAAAGCTGCAGGAACACTGATTGTTCCGCCTTGGATATTAGCTCACTATTGGGTTAGTCTTTGTAAGACGGAGTTCACTGGAACGATTTTATCCATGATTGGATGATCGTCTACCTCATGTATTCAACCTGCTTGGACGGGTAAAGCCAAGAATGCTATTTTCGGTAATGGCAAACTGAAGTTTATAGTTGTTTCCCTGAGAATTGATTTCGCAGTTCACCCAAGGAATTTTAATACGGGATTTCGTACTGTTCCTAGGAAGCGGTGTGAGACTTGCTTTTAGTATTTGAAATCCCTTCTCGAAAGGGCGTTTTTAGAAGATTAGATGCTTTGGCGTCGCAACGCCTTACTCTTCTATTTTGGATCTGAGCATTTCTGTTCGTTTTTGTTCGTTAGCACTGAGTTTTGGTTTTGTATTTATCAATCGGAAGAGACTTTGACTGCTTGCAATGTAAAACGGGAGAATTTTATCTAAGTTGGTTTGTCATAGAACGCACACAGTGAgaatccctaaaaaaaaaaaaatgtttacgaaGTGGGCCCAGGTGCCAAAcgagaaaaatgtaatatttgcCCGAGGTGCAGGATTGTTGATACTCACTCCGGCTTGGTGCCACAATGAATTAGTTGTGATTGCCCATGGTGGAAAATGTTGACATTGCTAAAGTTTGGGAATCCTGTTATCAGGCTTGGTGCCACTTACAAGATGGAGTATTGTCgagagaaatgtaaagaaatatggAATGTGTGCATGAATGAATTGTACCTGATATAGCAAATTATAGCACTCAGTCCGGTAGATGAGGAGGTAGATGGAAAACCAAGAAGGTCAAGAATATGTACGTGAAAGATTGCCTGAAGGCTAAGCTTGATGTTTCGAAAGCACTGTCCTGctaaatttatacatttaaactgactgacgaatcctcAAAGTCAAGCCCGTTCTTTGGCTGTCTATATAGgggcttgtggcgcttgctgtacatgtcctacatgcccatgtatctacgcagttgtgatgtgattgagttagttgtgttgtgtctgattgggtagtgaagtcaaaatatgATATTACGATCTAATTCGCTGCGCTCAAACGAACGTAAATTattttcctcttaaaatcaTAGATAAATAACTTGATACAACAAATTGATGGTTGGATGCTCAGGCAGTCCAACTGAAGTTTATTCAAGATTGACAGCAACAGTCATAATGACATAAATAAACTGAATCACATTAAATAAATGAGTTACAAACCAAGCTGACTAGTTACTTGTAAACGCTTGGAAACATCTTCGAGAATATGCATATCTTTCGCAGTATCGGACTTCCATCGTCCGTGAAGCTTAAGTATTCTTTCTGAAAGATTAGGATTACAACTAACGGCAGAGGTTGCTCCACCAGTCCTTAAACTATGAAGACCGTACAAGTTATGATCTACCCCTATTGTCTTAAGGCACTCTTTAAAGATTTCCCTACATCTGGTATATGATAATTTAACTCGACCATATAACTTATAAGAATTGGTGGATTTAAACAATCTTACTGGACGGAAAAGGGCAACCGAACTGGAAAGTTCAACGTTACCCATGGAAATATACCTCTCTAAAAGCGCAACCGGGCAATACTTACTAGTTAACCTCTTAATATAAACATAGTTACCTTCACGATAAATATCATTTTTAGCCCTAGGAACAAACACCCTAAGATGATCAGGAAAAAATCCAAGATGCTCGGGCGCGATGTTACTAAGCTCGTCATAGCGAAAAAACCCTGCATATCCTAACGAACAAATGCAAGCAACACGCACGTCCTTAAGACTAGCAGAAGGACCAGCAAACTTATCAATAATACTCTTAATAATCTCAGCGGATATAGGCGCCTTCTTAACCCTAACTGGCTTATCACGCCTAGCAGCctccaacaaattatgacaaatAGAATTACCTAACGGATTGGCCCCTCTACTCAGACTAAACGGGTGAAACCACTTGAGAGCCGCCTGAGTCATAACTAAAGAGGCATATGAACTAGACCTCTTATAAACTTTAAAAAAGATAAGCAACTAAGAACGTAACGGGAAAAGGGGGCACTGGCCGAACCCcggaaaaattacaataatcaataaaCTTCAAAATCTCTCTCTTATATCTTTTTTCTGTAGAACTCGCTTTAGACTTCAGTAACGTCGAAATAAGCTCTCCAAGATCTGGTTTTACACTAACCGGTATGCACCTCCAACCGTGGTCTGAGACAAACAGCTGtgaggagaaaacaaaagaaataatagaaAATATGAACCGCCGAAACAGTCACGTGGTGAAAAATACTTCTGCTCGAACATATCAAACAAGAAGTGCCTCCGCAAAAACATTGTAATCCAAAGCAGGCCAGTGCCTCTTCAACCAAATCAGGCCAGTGCCTTATCACCCAAACAGGCCAGTGCCTTTATCCACTGaaaaaatacatggaaaaaCGCCCTTACAAATAAAGAGACCTAAGAAAACTTCATACGAACAGCCAAGATAACCCAGTAAACCTATCACTACCCAAAAACGAATTGGTATATTACGCCCATGCTCTAAAGCAGTAGAATCAAAACACTTGTAATCAACTACAAGTCGAGAAAATTTTCTGGAAATAATAGGCCAGAAATATGACGACGGCCAAAAGGGCACGATTATAGTGGCAATGGCCCTGCAAACGTGCAAATAATTAATAGCTCTAGCAATAAGGCTTACCGGAGGAACAACGAGGCAATtctctccttccaaattttgcACGAAAAAATCTACCCCACTACAACCTGGATTCCAAAATCTAAAGAAAAACTTGCAACTGCGAGGTCAGATAGCCTTTAAAAGGCAAGTTTTAGGTCGGTACTATCAACTTCGCCGgctaacgtattgttatccaggagctgagtttatatgcatattgtgagcaaaataaaacgGCTTGTGgggcttgctgtcctacatgctaatgtattgttatccttgagcggagtttgtatgcatatcgtgagcaaaataaaccggcattgtggcgcttgctctcctacatgcccatgtatctacgcagttgtgatgtgattgagttagttgtgttgtgtctgattgttTGTGTGTCAAATTGTTTGATGTAAAGCATCTCGTTGACACGACAATCGAATCTGTTCATGCATTTCTTGAGAACATTGAGACAGCTAAGGAGGTCCTCAAGGACATGACAGCACCCGCGTGGTCGTTGTCATAGTGCTTGCGTACTGAAGATGACGTGCTTTTATGGCCATCCACGCGGGCATATAAATGCCCGCGCGTGTAACCAACATAGCTCCATGTATCACACAGCTTACATTTAAACTGGTACACTACGCACTGCTGATTAACCAGCTGCGGTTTGGTCTCACATTCTTTAAGgttttggccaattttccggCTGACAAATACGGGCTGGATTGTGGTTTGGAGCTTAATGCTAAGGTCTTTCAACTGCATCTTAACAATATTAGCGGAGTCTTGGTCCTTGAAGGGTATGATTACTCTAGTCACATCATTTCCCGCCAATCTTCCCGAAGCCTGCAATGGCTGCTGGTCAGCTACTctcgagttgataaaggtattAATGGTGGAGTTGATAAGGTGGTGGGGGTAGTTCAGCCTTGAGAATAAAGACTTCAAGCGCTCACATCCCTCCGAAGAATAAAGCCATGTGGAGGACAAACGGTATGCGCGATCGATCatagttgttaataataataattcgaatttTTACCCAGGACAACCTTCAGTACACCGTACTGGGTTCCTTCACATTGAATGAAACTAGGAGTCCGTTTGAACCAGTTGTCAACGTGACTCTGGTAGTGGACAAGTAAACCAGTATTAGTATGCCTAACTTTAGTCTCGATTTGGGGTGCACAGTTT includes:
- the LOC136922199 gene encoding uncharacterized protein; this translates as MAKESRVEPVVPEGFLLKTLNHAHPSFSFTMEIEKDGMLPFLGTQLLNCAPQIETKVRHTNTGLLVHYQSHVDNWFKRTLLTTMIDRAYRLSSTWLYSSEGCERLKSLFSRLNYPHHLINSTINTFINSRVADQQPLQASGRLAGNDVTRVIIPFKDQDSANIVKMQLKDLSIKLQTTIQPVFVSRKIGQNLKECETKPQLVNQQCVVYQFKCKLCDTWSYVGYTRGHLYARVDGHKSTSSSVRKHYDNDHAGAVMSLRTSLAVSMFSRNA